From Glycine soja cultivar W05 chromosome 4, ASM419377v2, whole genome shotgun sequence, the proteins below share one genomic window:
- the LOC114408122 gene encoding uncharacterized protein LOC114408122, giving the protein MPPNYSFTSSNNASLVAPIPTKGISCVTKGNCYGGNSQGDHNSLFIPPNYSFTRTNNESLVATIPNKWTIPFSQYVNHPIYMGSSNNHIGHAPSVSSGISHQFDASNSQFFIDDFSIPFRSKFQNIKPNGIHLSYPIFVRNPSLPGYHMTERGLSIFPDSLKPFFVDTQTHSVSLNNIHQICERVKKHNRDKVQEKSSMMNPPKRPNINYGPLVYHEREMLQKNETLFSTKDAKLKDIDAIVFNDEGKIGSTSRSKNNVKEQEDDDLDLSLHL; this is encoded by the exons ATGCCACCTAATTATTCTTTTACAAGTAGCAACAATGCATCCTTGGTAGCGCCAATTCCAACTAAGGGGATTTCTTGTGTAACAAAAG GGAATTGTTATGGTGGTAATAGCCAAGGAGACCATAATTCATTGTTCATACCTCCAAATTATTCTTTTACAAGAACCAACAATGAATCCTTGGTAGCAACAATTCCAAATAAATGGACCATTCCTTTTTCTCAGTATGTGAACCATCCAATTTATATGGGTTCTTCTAATAATCATATTGGTCACGCACCAAGTGTAAGTTCTGGTATAAGTCATCAATTTGATGCTAGCaattcacaattttttattgatgatttttcCATACCTTTTAGAAGcaaatttcaaaatatcaaACCTAATGGTATCCATCTTTCATATCCAATCTTTGTTAGAAATCCTTCTTTACCAGGTTATCACATGACTGAACGTGGTTTATCCATATTCCCTGACTCTCTTAAGCCTTTTTTTGTTGATACCCAAACACATTCTGTTAGCTTAAACAATATTCACCAAATTTGTGAGAGAGTGAAAAAACACAATAGAGATAAAGTCCAAGAAAAAAGTTCAATGATGAATCCACCCAAAAGGCCCAATATCAACTATGGTCCACTTGTCTATCATGAAAGAGAGATGTTGCAAAAGAATGAAACACTTTTTTCTACCAAAGATGCAAAGCTTAAAGATATAGATGCAATTGTCTTCAATGATGAAGGAAAGATTGGTTCTACTTCAAGGagcaaaaataatgtaaaagagcaagaagatgatgatttggaTCTTTCCCTTCATTTATAG